A stretch of DNA from Oryza brachyantha chromosome 9, ObraRS2, whole genome shotgun sequence:
ATCTATTTACAACTTCACGCTAAttcaacttattttttatatgcttaCACAAAATTTACCATCCCATAGTATAACTCAGGGTTCCGGGATTTGGACCGAAAGGTGTTAAATTCAGGAAAATTCGTCCATTTCGTGAGGTCCGAGACATCGTTTGACTCCCACTTCGTctgaatttaatttgattcaaataactatatatttttatttttggttttagaTCCATAAAGCTTAATTTCAAGAATAAGAGATTATACATGGCACCAAAGCAGCCACCTTGTGAGCAGAGGATGTACCAGCACATAACTTGAAACAATTAAAGGAAATTAATTTAGAACCAATTTTCACTAGAGTAACTTTACAAACAGAAACATTTATGAACTTAATTTGTGCGTGGGcattccttcctcctccccaacTCCACTGAACAAGAAATTTAACGAAGAACATTATATAATCAGTTGATCAATTAGGAGTAATTAATCggttactaattaattaatattgtgGTAAGGCAGGATCAGATATAGAGATGAGACATATGATGGATCAAAACTCTACGTTGGCCTGGTAGGTGGCGGACTTGATGGTGGGCTTCTTCTTGGGCGAGATGCtgtcgacgacgagggcgcAGTGGACGTTCACCTTGACCTCGCGGATGTCGAGGGTGCCGAGGCGCAGCGACACCGGCACGCTGACGAACACGTCGAGCGGCACGTTGCCCTCCTTCTCGCTCTCCTCGAGCGCGCTCTGGAGCCCCGAGCCGAAGCCATGGCGGCCCTCCATGGAGATCTCCATGACGGTGACGTTCTTGTAGCCCTGGAAGAAGGTCGGGAGGTGGCCGGAGCACAGCGGCGTGCCGCGGTAGGAGACGACGGTGTGGGAGCCTTCGCCGTAGTTGATGCCGATCATCTCGTTGGGGTTCTCGGCGCGGACGGTGGCCACCAGCTTCGCGTAGAGCGTCAGGTCGTTGGAGTTGAAGTCGAACTGCGACACCGACATGTTGCTCACCGAGTAGGACGGCGCCTTCGGCTTGTAGATGAAGAACGCgtacgccgccgcgccggcgatcGCCGCGATGATCAGCACCAGGATGCAGCAGCACCACCCGACCACGCCGcagcacccgccgccgccgccgccgtcgtcgtcggggtaGCGGGGCACGTTGCGCTTCcccattattaattattattataccgTCTAGCTAATtcaagctagctagagagATCGCACGTACGTACTTTCtccctccggccgccgcggcgcgctaGCTCCGGGCGAGCGAGATGCCGGCGAcgggtggcggaggagggccAGGGGTGCGGTGGGGGTGGGTAGCCCGTACGTGCATGGACGGGGACGAAGGCGTCGGCTATATATGGGGAGGTTGCCATGGAGCTAGAGGATAGGAGGAAAAAGCGCGGGAACTGACTTGGATTAAATATTGTAGTATCAATTAACACGAGCAAATTACAGGTTTTGCATTACTTAGTTTGCTAAATATGTCTTGAGTCCATGATTGGTCAATGCTTTTCTGCCTATTTTTAGTCCTCTCGAGTTAATTATACATGTTCTCCTGATTATATATTCTTGACTAGCTAGACTCATGCTAATTGACAACAATaaatattccctccgttccacgttataagactttctggtatTGCTTAGATTcacatatgtgctaatgaatttagacatatatacaaaacatatgcattaatatatggatgCATCTAGACAAtcccagaaagtcttataatatgtaacgGAGGCGGTACTACTTTCCCATCCACAATCGATATAGGTAGAAGTTTTTGGTTTGTCAAGAAATATCTACTTTTTAGCTTGGTTTTAATTGCACGAGGTTGTAGTTAATTGCATATCGAGTTATGAGTTGTGACTACTATAgatctatatattataattatgcAGTACTTTGATAGTGGTAGAACAGAGCTTTTGAGGTGAGATGCTAGAACCAGTAAAAAGGGATGAAATTGTTTCGAAGAATTTCTGGAAATTGATAGTTTCAAAAACTGAACGAATtcagattttctttttagaaaacGGAAACAAATACAGGAAGTCTAGTATTTGGCAGAAAGCAGAATTCATTGGAAACTATCCGAAGATTTTTGCCGGATATCTTGTGTCTGCTCCCAAAAGACCGTAGTAGTGGCCCAGCGGCCCAACACAGGAAGCCAACAACCCATTTAAGGATTCTTAACCCCCCAATGCACTGGCATGAGGCTGTGTTGGTACTaatataacgtaagatgtttaattttttctagTAGTAACATTTGACTGTTCGTcttctttaaaaatttagtataaatataaaatatagtaagtcatgcttaaagttcttttgataataaaataagtcacaagcaaaataaatgacatttcataatttttttaataaaacaaatgatcaaatattgcaagaaaaaattaaacatcataATCcattatggaacggagggagtagtaaaaaagtttatactgTCTCAACAAGATGAGACAATCCCGCCTGGAATGGGTAGATATGATGTAAGCGCGGTATaactaattctaaaatttgtaaatgttgatctgttatatatttgaaaaaagagACAATTTCGTTCATACCCTTGTTTCGGGTTCATATACTATCCATTTTCTAGGGTCATTGTTTTTGCCCTTGCTTTTTTGAATTGAACGAAGTAATTGCTCCTCCTTTGGATGGAAGGAGTAACCATGTTAAATGACAtgttaaaaaactattttttcttttcgcaagaatattatttctatccttatttttttagtcatttgtgttgttacaCTCCTCTGTTCTAAATCATAGTAATATACTAAAGTAATATATTGTTAATTCAAAtcacatgtttaaaaacttcaGAAGCAATGTGTAGCTCTAGTTTATCACACCATCAAACATCCACGTATGAATGATCAGAAAAGATCACAAGAAATCTATCAAGTACACGAGCAAGCAGAACGGCAGAAATCAACATGGAAGTTTCCATAAAAAAGTTTGATGGCACGAACCATTTGCAGCTATCTGGTTTGCAAGCTTGCATTTTGCATGGATCTACACTGAAAATTATTAGCCAATAATTCTTACAAGCACACTGAAATTTAATCAGGCTTAATTATGAGTTCTAATGCCCTACAGCTACAAGctactgatcgatcgatggcgaTTCTTCGTCTCCATTCAATTCGATCGTTTCAGTAGAACCAGTTGGATCCCACGTACTTCGCCGGCGGTTGCTGCATGGCGCCACCGTATTCCACGGTGCCACCTCCTGAGACGTTGAAACTTGAACTGAACCTGAACTCCGGATCCggtgccgccgcggcgacctcGCCTCCGAACGGCGCGTCGTCGCGGATGAAGAAATTAGCCTGCTGCTGATGCCGCTGCATCGTGTTGATGGGATGAGTCGCAGAGGTCGGTCCAGCCATAGTCGAGGAGGAACCGGAAGCCATCGACGGCAAGGAGGTAGCACAGGGGCTCCTCACCGTATACCCCACTCAACGGAGTGACCTGCACCGACGTCCCCATCCGAACCCCTTCGCCACCGGTGGCAGGTGGAGTTCCGCTCGGAACGGAAGCGGACTGATCAAGTTGAAGTATGCAGTTGGGCCggcacgccgacgccgcgccgcggcgcccctccccgccgccaaCGTCGTGCCCACCTCCCAGCCGATGGTGCCGACGCCGCGCCCACCTCCCAGCCGACGGCACCGAcgctgcccccccccccccctccccgccACCGATGCCCACCAGCCGCCCGATCCGCCGTCTCTCCCATCTCTATATTTCTGATTCAGTATTTGCCACTCCCAGCTCTATCTCCTCTCTATTCAGCTCTCAACAGGGTAACTTGGTCATTTTTAATTTCGggaattaaacttttatttttgaaactaaatatatttgacaaCTAACAGTCAACGTAACTTTCATCCAAAATAAGGGCAATCGGTttatttggttaaaaaaataggggcaaaaatgaaaaccctaaaaaagagGTAAAATCAAGGAAAAAATACGAATTACCCCATGAACTATCGCGGTCGACCGAATTACCTCCTAAACGCGAAAACCAGACATCCTTCACCCTAAACTTTCAATACTGGGCAAATTACTCCCCTCGACCCAATCCAAGGCGATTTTGTCCTACGTGACATACACGTGGCAACCCAgtcaacattttcttttttaaccgtgggacccacatgtcataccctctctctccctctccctccctctccctctctctcaagCGAatagggcgacggcggcgggtgcTTGGCGACGCATGGGGACAGCTGGATGGCGGGCGGGCATGGACGTGCAAGTAGCGGGCGGATGGTCGTGCCGTGACGACGAGGCGGAGCAGCAGCATagcagcggcgacgaagcGGAGAAAAGCAAGCGAGCAGTAGGCGGGTGGGCGGTCGGCGTCGCACAGGGGCAGCGGGTCGGCTCCGATGTCAGCGGTTCCGTCGTCCGCCGTCCTCGCCCCCGCCTGCCCTCGCCCTCATCCCCACGCGCCGAGATCGatggcgccgcccgccgttGCCATCCTCCGCTTCATCGCCGTCGGCATCCTTCGCCTGTCGTCCGCTCACCCACGCCTTCCCGCCGTCCGGCTGTCTCCGCCTGCCGTGACCGCCTTCCTCCGCTTCGCCGCTGCCCGTCGTGGCGTGGGCGTCCGCCCGCCATCCGGTCATCCCCACGCGGTGCGGGCATCCACCCGTTGTCCGGCCGTTCCCACGTAGCGCCAAGCACCCACCCGCCGTCCAGCCATCCCCGTGCGCCGCCCTCGCCATGTTCTCccgagagagggggagaaggaggaggaggagagagggagagggagggtatgacatgtgggccccacgattaaaaaaatgctgacTGGGCTGCCACGTGTACGCCACGTAGGACAAAACCGCTTTGGATTGGGTCGAGGGGGTAATTTGCCTAGTATTAAAAGTTTAGGGTGAAGGATGTATGGTTTTCGGGTCTAGGGGGGTAATTTGACTGACCAAGATAGTTCAGGGGGTAATTCGTACTTTTTCCTAAAATAACAAGGGCAAGAACGAAATTGtcctttgaaaaaatatataacaacatATTACTATATCACTCGAGGGAAGCGAATGGGGATACCAAGTGACTGGAAAATGGTCAACTTCAGATGAACAAGGTAAACCCCACAAACTGTTGCCATAATagcaaaaatcaaatttgtgccttcatttttttttcttttccattacACGAAACACTCATAGACATCATTACTCACGTATGTCATGCTCACACATCAATGAGAATGTCTTCCATAATACACAtctaaagagataaaaaatcattggTAAATACCTAGTGTAAATTTCTATTGAAAAGCACACGTGTATGTGTAATGTTTGTGGGCCTTACTTTTTGAATCCTGACGGACACTACGGCAGGTCCTCTCAACCAAGACATGTTACTTGGGATCGGACCTAGTGCCCCATCATAGATAGTATCATCTTTGTCGAAACGTATATCTATGAAGGCTTTAAATAACCCGTCACCAGTAAACCTTATATGTTGAAGTCCTTAGTTTAAAGTCGTCAGAGATAATGGATGGTTCACCTCTTATGTCTTTAAAATAAGGTCCATCATAGGGAAGGTTATATCTATGATGTGCTAAAAAATATGGCTTGTCGTAtggtctctccctccccctcgtcTCCCTCCACTTTCTTCTTATCTCCTCCTCATTCACGCatgtctctctctccttctctttTTTACTCCCACTCTCCCTGGCGCGCTCACTCCTCTCGGATCCGGTGGCAGCGGTGCTCTGGAAAGGGCAAGGTGCTTAGCTTTCGCGGCAATGTTACCAACTTCCTACCTGAGCCCAAGGTTTCAAGGTCTATAGACTTCAAACAAATTGAAGCTCGAATTGCTGAGTTGTGTATCCAATTCAGCATTCGAGACCTGATAGAGGAATTTGCTATTTTAAAGATACAATCTACTTTTGCTGGTTGGCAAATCCAGCTTGCTAAACTTGCTCGCAGGCAAGTAGTTCCTTCTTTCAAAGCCATTGAGTGCTCAAAATGTAAGCTCTTGACCTTGAAGGATtgaattctatatttttttgctcGTATGTGTTAATTAGAATTCCTTTTTGCTTTCTTACCGGCATTTCCCTCGAAAAACTGAGAAGATTGGGGTAAATCTTGTTGGCCCTTATAGCGCCACCGAGCATGATACCTTTGTTGGGTCACAAAATAACATTTGATAGAATCACGCCCTAGCTTCCGGTGGCACAGTTGCTCCTGCTCGAGAGTTTGTTTGTTGTACCTGTGGGAGCGTTTTGAAGAAACACAAAGACTAGTCCGAGCCCGCAAAGTGCTAACATCAGTGGGGATGAAGGTGAAGACGTCAATGTTGAGGTTAGCAACTCGGATACTGATAATGATGGATCAACTTCTTCAGGCAGCTTGTAGTCGACCCCCACCCATTCCCTTCAACCCTATTCGAGCTGCTAAGGGTAAAGCCGTTGCCAACGAATCAACTGGTTGAGGGTAAAAAAGGATTCAAGTTCCCCCCCCAAGTGTTTATTACGAAGACCATTTCAACTTCACATTTCCTACTTACCACTCGCCTCTTGGTGAAAGTGCTAATGCTTCATGTCGCTTAGGCGAATACGGGTAAGGTGACCCTGTAACAACAACTTGCATCTTGCTTTTGTGCTTATGCAAGGATAGTTTTTTCCTAGATGTCTTGCTACTGATTCTGCAGCATTTGCCTAAGCTTCTCCATGTCTTGCTTCATTGCATCATACTCTGCCTTCAACACCTTTACCACTCCTCTTCACCACTTTGGGTGGTTATGTTAGCCTTGCCCGTGTTCGTGGTTCCTACCATTAGCTTTGACTCTCTTGCCACTTTAACCTCGGATAGGCCTTTCAACCACTTTTGCAGTTTTTTGatgatttaataaaattataccaTAGGGGCCTCCCTCACTGTCTtctgataaaaaaagagatgTCTAATTGTGAACTCCTTGGCTCTTGTACTTCGTCCACTAAACTTCAAGTGACTTTGGTATACCTTAGAACGTCGCCATTTTGGCTTGATGTGGGTTTGGTCTCTATCTGAATATCATCGCCTTCTTCTTCAGCTCCTCCCTATGGACCTTCGAACTCCCTCTAATTTGCTACTTGCATAGCTTTGAGGAGTGATTCTCTTCCTCACTGACCGTTGTTTCAGTGATATCATCTTTGGCTTCCTCATTTGTGGTTGGGGTCTCCATGGACGACGCCAACTGTTAATGAAGACACAACAAATAGCATGTGTTGTGGGAGttaatactaaaaattataGGAAGTAGTTACCTCTTAAAAACCCTCCTAGACTTATTTATAACCATGGGATATGAGCTTACCTACGGTTAAGtacttttataaaattcaaCCCCTCGAAAGTGATACCTACatgaatataaacataaatgcaTCGGAGCTATCCCTATATGGGTTGGCCACATTACCTAGGCTTCTAGATGGGTCTTTACTTTCCTTCTTCTTAGACCTTCTCTTTTGTTGGCGCCGTGAGCCTTCGTTGTTCTTGATGGGTCGAATGCATGCTTGGGTGGCTCATGAGGATGAAAAATCGGATTTGGACTCTCATGGTCATATTGACTCGTGTTGTTTGGCAAATGACTAatatttagattttatttttagcctatCATATGCATACCAAAATtcaatttattaatttctcCAATAATAAGTTCTTTGTGGAATAAATAAGaagggtgaaaaataaaatctttgtgGAATGGAGGAAGTTTTAGGTCCTATAATCTTTGttagaattatttttctattactagGTTCCATATCTAGCATCTAGCCTTgcgttttataaatatttggttTGATCATCTGTAAGATAACATGTCGTTTAGTTGATAATTGAAGCAGTTCATACAACACATAAgttctattttattatttgagaGGCAATACATACCAGAGAAAAACAACATTGGTAAGAAtgtaaatatacttttatctaGATAAAACCCATTTCATCTCCACCTTATCAATTCATAGCCACAtcataaaaaacattattCTCTTTGTTCTAAAACGTAAGCATTTCAACGATTTGAatcttatattaaaatataagcattgcTATCGTACTATTCATAGTATTGTATATTGTTGTTCATCAATCACTTctaattcaaaattctttcCATTTTATACCATGTGCCTTCctacgattttttttattttttaaacctttttaatgaataattttattactaaatcttaaagaaaaatattttcactgtaTGAATCTTTCGGCCATACCAAGAGTCACTGACGTGGCAACGACAATGCCTGACACACCAAAAATTGTGTGTGACAGTGTTATTTTGCCACGacaatgttggtggcgtgaccaaaaggttcatatgcTGCAAATATATTTCCCCCgaggtttaataataaaattatttattaaaaatgtttaaaatataaaaaatcccTTCGTACCTCCACATTCCTCGTCTGTCAAGAGGTATTACAGTCTTTTCTTTCGAtcttacttata
This window harbors:
- the LOC102715330 gene encoding NDR1/HIN1-like protein 6, which gives rise to MGKRNVPRYPDDDGGGGGGCCGVVGWCCCILVLIIAAIAGAAAYAFFIYKPKAPSYSVSNMSVSQFDFNSNDLTLYAKLVATVRAENPNEMIGINYGEGSHTVVSYRGTPLCSGHLPTFFQGYKNVTVMEISMEGRHGFGSGLQSALEESEKEGNVPLDVFVSVPVSLRLGTLDIREVKVNVHCALVVDSISPKKKPTIKSATYQANVEF